In one Candidatus Leptovillus gracilis genomic region, the following are encoded:
- a CDS encoding STAS domain-containing protein has product MDVRTSRYHNVAILSVNGRLDALSTPLLTQTIQEQIAAGTIFLVADLQKVDYLSSAGIKTLLKGTQQVRRQGGDLRIASPRAQVKFVLHLAGVESVIKIYSHVVRATVSFLPGAVRGA; this is encoded by the coding sequence ATGGACGTTCGCACAAGTCGTTACCATAACGTGGCGATCCTGTCCGTAAACGGCCGTTTAGATGCCCTCTCTACCCCCCTCCTTACCCAGACCATCCAGGAGCAAATTGCCGCCGGTACCATTTTTCTGGTAGCTGACTTGCAAAAAGTAGATTACCTGAGCAGCGCCGGGATCAAAACATTGCTGAAGGGAACGCAGCAAGTACGGCGACAGGGCGGCGATCTCCGCATTGCCAGCCCGCGAGCGCAGGTGAAGTTTGTGCTGCATCTGGCTGGCGTAGAGAGCGTCATCAAAATCTACTCTCACGTCGTCAGGGCCACTGTCAGCTTTTTACCCGGCGCAGTGAGAGGGGCATAA